Proteins encoded in a region of the Ziziphus jujuba cultivar Dongzao chromosome 3, ASM3175591v1 genome:
- the LOC125423521 gene encoding putative calcium-transporting ATPase 13, plasma membrane-type, giving the protein MEYEISGSPTEKAILSWAIEDLNMDMEEITRKCSILHVEAFNSQKKRSGVLLKRKVDSPVHVHWKGAAEMILAMSSSYYDASGIIKDLNDSQKLEFQQIIQAMAASSLRCIAFAQSRIQAEEVEDSDGHKTMKEDGLVLLGLVGIKDPCRPGVKKAVEDCQYARVNVKMITGDNAFTAKAIATECGILRAEHDMNEAVIEGEKFRNYTEEERMEKVDEILVMARSSPFDKLLMVQCLKQKGHVVAVTGDGTNDAPALKEADIGLSMGIQGTEVAKESSDIVILDDNFASVATALKWGRCVYNNIQKFIQFQLTMNVAALVINFVAAVSAGEVPLTAVQLLWVNLIMDTLGALALATEKPTKELMDKPPVGRTAPLITNIMWRNLLPQAMYQISVLLILQFRGESIFGVDDKVKDTLIFNTFVLCQVFNEFNARKLEKKNVFKGIHRNRLFMGIIAITMVLQVIMVEFLKKFADTVRLSWGQWGICIGIASMSWPIGWVVKFIPVAEKPFFSYLKIKKHFR; this is encoded by the coding sequence ATGGAATATGAAATCTCAGGTAGTCCAACAGAGAAAGCAATTCTTTCATGGGCAATTGAGGATTTGAATATGGATATGGAGGAAATTACGAGGAAATGTTCAATTCTTCATGTTGAGGCTTTCAATTCACAGAAGAAAAGAAGTGGTGTTTTATTGAAGAGGAAAGTTGACAGCCCTGTCCACGTTCATTGGAAAGGAGCCGCAGAGATGATTCTAGCAATGTCTTCCAGTTACTACGATGCTTCTGGAATCATCAAGGATCTTAATGATAGTCAGAAATTGGAATTCCAACAGATCATTCAAGCTATGGCAGCGAGCAGTCTCCGGTGCATAGCTTTCGCACAAAGCAGAATTCAGGCAGAGGAGGTTGAGGATTCAGATGGACATAAAACAATGAAAGAAGACGGTTTGGTTTTGTTGGGACTTGTGGGTATTAAAGATCCATGTCGTCCAGGAGTGAAGAAAGCTGTGGAAGATTGCCAGTACGCCAGAGTCAACGTCAAGATGATCACCGGCGACAACGCTTTCACAGCGAAAGCCATAGCTACAGAGTGTGGAATACTTAGAGCAGAGCATGACATGAATGAAGCTGTAATAGAAGGTGAGAAGTTTAGAAACTAcacagaagaagaaagaatggaGAAAGTTGACGAAATCCTTGTGATGGCAAGATCATCTCCGTTTGATAAACTCCTCATGGTTCAATGCCTCAAACAAAAAGGCCATGTCGTCGCAGTCACTGGAGATGGAACCAATGATGCACCGGCATTAAAAGAAGCCGACATAGGACTCTCCATGGGAATCCAAGGCACAGAAGTTGCAAAGGAAAGCTCAGACATTGTCATCTTGGATGATAACTTTGCTTCGGTAGCTACAGCACTAAAGTGGGGTCGATGTGTCTATAACAACATTCAGAAATTCATTCAGTTTCAGCTCACTATGAATGTTGCTGCTCTTGTAATCAATTTCGTGGCCGCAGTTTCCGCCGGCGAAGTTCCATTAACGGCGGTCCAATTGCTGTGGGTGAATTTGATCATGGACACATTAGGTGCTCTGGCCCTAGCAACAGAGAAGCCTACCAAGGAACTCATGGATAAACCTCCGGTGGGTCGGACTGCGCCTCTTATCACCAACATCATGTGGAGAAATCTTTTACCTCAAGCTATGTATCAGATTTCCGTGCTTTTGATACTACAGTTCAGGGGAGAATCAATCTTTGGAGTAGATGATAAGGTGAAAGACACTTTGATCTTTAACACTTTTGTTCTCTGCCAAgttttcaatgaattcaatgcCAGGAAGTTGGAGAAGAAGAATGTGTTTAAAGGGATTCACAGGAACAGATTGTTTATGGGGATCATTGCCATAACCATGGTTCTTCAGGTGATAATGGTGGAGTTTCTGAAGAAATTTGCAGATACAGTGAGATTGAGTTGGGGGCAATGGGGAATATGTATTGGAATTGCTTCCATGTCCTGGCCAATTGGGTGGGTTGTCAAGTTCATTCCTGTTGCAGAGAAGCCATTTTTCAGTTATTTGAAGATCAAGAAGCACTTCCGATGA